In one Alnus glutinosa chromosome 12, dhAlnGlut1.1, whole genome shotgun sequence genomic region, the following are encoded:
- the LOC133851017 gene encoding S-adenosyl-L-methionine:benzoic acid/salicylic acid carboxyl methyltransferase 3-like, with product MEVVQVLHMNGGMGDTSYANNSLVQQKVISMTKPITEEAISKLYSSITPRSLAIADLGCSSGPNTFFVASELIEVVDKLRRNLGHQSPEYQVFLNDLPGNDFNTIFKSLPSFLNKLSKKLGTGSGLCFISGVPGSFYGRLFPIKSLHFVHSSYGLQWLSKVPERLESNKGNIYMASTSPPGVLRAYYEQFQSDFSMFLKCRAEELVAGGRMVLTFLGRSSDDPSSKECCYIWELLALALNDMVSEGLIEEGKMDSFNIPQYTPSPSEVKSEVVKEGSFSIDRLEVSEVNWNACDRGFSSPDAFRDGGYNVAQCMRAVAEPLLVSHFGDAIIEEVFRRYKEILSDRLAKEKTRFVNVTVSMAKRKG from the exons ATGGAAGTTGTTCAAGTGCTTCACATGAATGGAGGAATGGGAGACACAAGTTACGCAAACAACTCCCTAGTTCAG CAAAAAGTAATATCTATGACCAAGCCCATCACAGAGGAAGCTATAAGCAAGCTCTACTCCAGCATCACGCCAAGAAGCCTAGCCATCGCAGACTTGGGTTGTTCTTCTGGACCAAACACTTTTTTCGTGGCTTCTGAACTTATCGAGGTGGTGGACAAGCTTCGCCGAAACCTAGGCCATCAATCACCTGAATATCAAGTCTTCTTGAACGACCTTCCAGGGAACGACTTCAATACAATTTTCAAGTCCTTGCCAAGCTTCCTGAACAAACTGAGCAAGAAACTGGGGACTGGCTCTGGTCTATGTTTCATCTCTGGAGTTCCTGGTTCTTTCTACGGCAGGCTTTTTCCGATCAAGAGTCTCCAttttgtccattcttcttatgGCCTCCAATGGTTATCTAAG GTTCCTGAACGGTTGGAGAGTAACAAAGGGAACATTTACATGGCATCCACAAGCCCGCCAGGCGTACTTCGGGCATACTACGAGCAATTTCAAAGcgatttttcaatgtttttgaAGTGTCGTGCGGAGGAGTTGGTGGCGGGAGGGCGAATGGTTTTAACATTTCTGGGGAGAAGCAGCGATGATCCCTCTAGCAAAGAGTGTTGTTACATTTGGGAGCTTTTGGCCTTGGCCCTCAATGACATGGTCTCCGAG GGCCTGatagaagaaggaaaaatggATTCCTTCAACATTCCTCAATACACGCCATCCCCATCAGAAGTGAAATCCGAAGTTGTGAAAGAAGGGTCTTTCTCCATTGATCGTCTGGAGGTTTCTGAGGTCAACTGGAACGCTTGTGACAGAGGATTCAGCTCGCCCGATGCGTTTCGTGACGGTGGATACAATGTTGCGCAGTGCATGAGAGCTGTGGCTGAACCCTTGCTTGTTAGTCATTTTGGAGATGCAATCATTGAGGAGGTTTTCCGCAGGTACAAGGAAATTCTCTCTGATCGCCTTGCCAAAGAGAAGACTCGATTTGTCAATGTGACCGTTTCCATGGCAAAAAGAAAGGGATGA